The genomic stretch CCATCCATGATCGGGACTTCAGACGCGGAGAGCTCGACGTAGGCGTTATCGATGCCCAGGCCAGCCATGGCCGAGAGCAAGTGCTCCACCGTGTCCACTTTGACGTCACCGTTGACCAATGTGGTCGACATGGTGGTTTCGCCAACGTTTTCCGCGCGAGCAGGAATCTGCACCACAGGGTCCAGGTCGGCACGAACAAACACGATGCCGGTGTCGACAGGTGCGGGCTTGAGAGTCAGGTATACCTTCTCCCCGGAGTGCAGACCTACACCTGTGGCACGGATAATATTCTTCAGGGTGCGTTGTTTAATCATGGCTTGGACCGCTTCAGCGCAAATTGCGAACTGGTATCAACAAAGGCTGGCGATAATAGCAGACCAGACCTTTGCTGAACACCAATCACCTTCATAGCCCTGATACATTCCATTAATCGGCCTGACGACGCAGGAAAGCCGGGATGTCCAGGTAGTCCAGATCATCTTGCGGATTCGGGCTACGGGACGCTGCAGCACCGGCCTGGGCCTGGTTGCGCATCACGGTCGGACGATCCAGGTCACGGTAGTTCACCGACGGCATTTCCGGGCGCACAGGCGCTGGAGCAGCCGTCGAAGACGCCTGGCTGGTGTGAACGGTATTGTCGATGACCTTCACAGGCTTCTCGATTTTTGCGCCCAGGCCAGTGGCAACCACGGTCACATGCAGTTCGTCGCGCATGTCCGGATCGATAACGGTACCGACCTTGACCATGGCGTGCTCGGAAGCGAAGGCTTCGATGATGCTGCCCACGTCGGAGTACTCACCCAGGGACAGGTCGGGACCTGCGGTGATGTTCACCAGGATGCCGCGTGCACCTTGCAGGTTCACATCTTCGAGCAACGGGTTGCGGATGGCCGCTTCGGTCGCTTCGCGTGCACGGTTAGGACCGCTGGCGCAGCCAGTGCCCATCATCGCCATGCCCATTTCGCTCATGACAGTACGTACGTCGGCAAAGTCGACGTTGATCATGCCCGGGCGCTTGATGATGTCGGAGATACCGCGAACGGCACCGGCCAGTACATCGTCAGCCTTGGCGAAAGCCGACAGCAGGCTTGCGTCTTTACCGAGGATGGTCAGCAGTTTCTCGTTGGGAATGGTGATCAACGAGTCAACGCTTTCAGACAGCAGACGGATACCTTCGTCAGCGATCTGCATGCGCTTGCGGCCTTCGAACGGGAACGGGCGGGTCACGACCGCGACTGTCAGGATCCCCATTTCCTTGGCCACTTCGGCAATGATTGGCGCCGCACCGGTACCGGTACCGCCGCCCATGCCGGTGGTGATGAACACCATGTTGGTGCCTTGCAGCACTTCGGCAATACGCTCGCGGTCTTCCAGGGCGGCTTGACGGCCGACTTCCGGATTGGCGCCAGCGCCCAGGCCCTTGGTCACCGCAGTGCCCAATTGCAGGATGGTCCGTGCGCCGATGCTCTTCAGCGCCTGGGCATCAGTGTTGGCGCAGATGAATTCAACGCCTTCAATGTTGCTCTTGACCATATGGTTGACAGCGTTACCGCCGCCACCGCCGACACCGATTACTTTGATAACCGGGCTTGCGGGGATGTTGTCTACGAGTTCGAACATTTTCCCTCTCCTTTCATTTCTCTAGTTTTTTCGCCTACTGCTTGAAACGGTGTTGCGGTAAATCTTTAGAAATTGCCCTTCACCCAGGCTTGCAGGCGCTCCAGCAACGGCGCTTTGGGCTCGTCACTGCTGTAGCTTTCGCGGCTGCCAATACCCGACAGGGAAATGCCGTCGGTCTGCTTTTGCAGGCCGTACAACAGCAAGCCCACACCGGTGGAATAAATCGGGTTGCGCACCACGTCGCCCAGGCCCTTGACGCCATGGGGCACGCCCAGGCGGACCGGCATGTGGAAGATCTCCTCGGCCAACTCGACCGCGCCTTCCATCTTCGAGGTGCCACCGGTCAGCACGATGCCGGCCGGGATCAAATCTTCGTAGCCACTGCGGCGCAGTTCGGCCTGGATCAGGGTGAACAGTTCGTCGTAGCGCGGCTCGACCACTTCGGCCAGGGCCTGGCGCGACAGTTCGCGCGGTGGACGGTCGCCCACGCTCGGCACCTTGATGGTTTCGCCGGCACCGGCCAGCTTGGCCAAGGCACAGGCGTAGCGGATCTTGATTTCTTCGGCGTACTGGGTCGGTGTGCGCAACGCCATGGCGATGTCGTTGGTCACCTGGTCGCCGGCAATCGGGATCACGGCGGTGTGACGGATCGCACCCTCGGTGAAGATAGCGATGTCGGTGGTGCCGCCGCCGATGTCCACCAGGCACACGCCCAGTTCTTTTTCGTCGTCGGTCAGGACCGAGTAGGCCGAGGCCAGTTGCTCAAGAATGATGTCGTCGATTTCCAGGCCGCAACGACGCACGCATTTTTCAATGTTCTGTGCGGCATTCACCGCGCACGTCACCACGTGGACCTTGGCTTCCAGGCGTACGCCCGACATGCCCAGGGGCTCACGCACGCCTTCCTGGTTATCGATCACGTAGTCCTGCGGCAGGGTGTGCAACACACGCTGGTCAGCCGGGATCGCCACGGCCTGGGCAGCGTCAAGGACGCGCTCAAGGTCGGCCGAGCTGACTTCACGGTCGCGAATTGCCACGATGCCGTGGGAGTTCAGGCTGCGGATGTGATTGCCCGCCACACCGACGAACGCCGAGTGAATCCGGCAGCCGGCCATCAGTTGCGCTTCTTCGATGGCGCGCTGAATCGATTGCACGGTGGATTCGATGTTGACCACCACGCCCTTCTTCAGGCCCCGGGACGGATGCGTGCCGATTCCGACGATTTCCAGCGTGCCGTCGTCCGCGACCTCGCCTACCAGCGCCACCACCTTGGAGGTGCCGATATCGAGACCGACGATCATTTTGCCGCTTTGCACGTTTGCCATGGGTCCTGCCTCTTCTTAATTCTTCGCGACAGCGGGTTGCGCTGCCGTGGGCGCTGCCGGCTCGCGCCAGCGAACGGCCAGGCCGTTGGCGTAACGCAGGTCGATGCTCGCAATGTTCGTAATCTGTTCTTTCAGGGTCTTGTCGTAGATGGCAATAAAGCGGCGCATCTTCTCCACCAAGCGGTCGCGTCCCAGCAACAACTCGATGCCCGGGCCGGAACTGCCTGCCCCGGTGGTCAGGAACCAGCTGCCCCGCTCGCGCAATTCCAGGCGCGCAATGGAGAAGCCCAGTGGCCGCAGCATCTGGCTCAACGCCTGGTACTGCTGCATCACTTGCTGCTGTGCCCGTTGCGGTCCGAACAACTGCGGCAAATGCTCGTAGTTGGCCAGCTCGCGCGGGTTGAACGCCTGGCCCTGGTTATTCAACAGCGCCTCGTCACCCCAACGGGCCACGGGCAGTTGTTCTTCCAGGCGGATCGTCACTTGATCCGGCCACACGCGCCGTACTTCGGCGTGGGCAATCCATGGCATCTGTTCCAGTTCGGCGCGCATGCCTGCCAGGTCGATGGTGAAGAAGCTCGCCGCGACAAAAGGCGCGATCCGCTGCTGCACTGCTTGCTGGCTGATATAGCTCAAGTCGCCCTGCACGCTGATCTTGGTGATCGGCCGATCGGCATAAGGCAACAGGCGCTGCGCACCTTCATAGGTACCGAAGCCCAACGCCACCAGCAACACCGGCCAGAACAGGGCCTTGAGAAAACCAAAGTTGGCTTTCGGCAGGCGCGCCGACATCGGCTCTTTAGCCACCATTCGACTGGCACCACGCGGCACCGGCTTGCGGCCGGGAGCGGGTTGCTGATGACGAAGCGATGCGCCTTGCATGGTCTTAACCTCGTGCCTCTTCATTACCGGCGGCATTACCGGCCACATAGCTGGCCGCCAGAATCGCCAGCACCAACTGCTGGAAATCCAGGCCGGCTGCACGTGCAGCCATGGGGACCAGGCTGTGGTCGGTCATGCCCGGTGCAGTGTTGACTTCAAGGAACCAGAAATTCCCCTGCTCGTCCTGCATCACGTCTGCCCGCGCCCAACCGGCGATACCCAACGCCTCACAGGCTTTCGCCGTGAGGTCCATCAATTCCTGCTCTTTGGTTGCATCGAGGCCGCATGGGATCCGGTACTGGGTATCGGAAGCCAGGTACTTGGCGTCGTAGTCGTAAAAAGTGTGGGGGGTGCCCAATGCGATGGGTGGCAATACCTGGCCACGCAGGGTGGCGATGGTGTACTCGGGACCCTGGATCCACTGTTCCACCAGCACTTGCGAGTCGTAGGTACTTGCCGCTTTCCATGCGTCGATCAATTCGGCGGCCGAGTTCACTTTAGCCATGCCGATACTGGAGCCTTCATGGGCTGGTTTGACGATCAAAGGCAGGCCCAGTTCCTTGGCCGCAGAAATACAATCGTCTTCACTGCACAGAACGCTATGACGTGGCGTCGGAATTCCCAGGCTGTGCCACACCTGCTTGGTGCGCAACTTGTCCATGGCCAGGGCCGAGGCGAGGATGCCACTACCGGTGTAGGGAATGCCGGCGCACTCCAGCAGGCCCTGCATGCTGCCGTCTTCACCGCCACGGCCGTGCAGGATGATGAAGGCACGGTCGATTTTCTCGGCCTGCAGGCGGGCGAGGAAGTCGTCGCCCACGTCGATGCCGAATGCGTTCACACCAGCGCTTTGCAGCGCTTGAAGTACGGCATTGCCAGACTTGAGCGACACTTCGCGCTCAGCACTCTTGCCACCGAACAGCACGGCCACGCGGCCGAAGTCAGCAGGCGCGATGGTGGAGAACAGGGAGCCGTATTGAGTGGTCATTTCGACTTCCCCTGGGCCGCAGCTTTTACAAACAGGGGACTCGCCAGCAATTTAGGGGCAAGGCCGCCGATATCACCGGCCCCCTGGCACAGCAGGATGTCGCCGGCACGCAGCAGCGGCTTGACGACCGGCGCCAGGTCGACACCACGCTCGATATAGATCGGGTCCAGTTGCCCGCGCTGGCGAATGCTGTTGCACAGCTTGCGGCTGTCGGCGCCGGGGATCGGTTCTTCACCGGCCGGGTAGACTTCCATCAGCAGCAACACGTTGGCATCGGCCAATACATTGACGAAATCGTCGTACAGGTCGCGGGTACGACTGTAGCGGTGCGGCTGGTAGACCATCACCAGTCGGCGCTCCGGCCAGCCACCGCGCACGGCCTTGATCACGGCCGCGACTTCGGTCGGGTGATGACCATAGTCGTCCACCAGCATCACATCGCCGCCGTCTACCGGCAGGTGGCCGTAGACCTGGAAGCGCCGGCCCACACCGGCAAAACCTGACAGGCCTTCGACGATGGCTTCATCACTGACGCCCTCATCGGTGGCAATGCAGATGGTCGCCAGGGAGTTGAGCACATTGTGGTTGCCCGGCATGTTCACCGACACATCCAACGGCTCGCGATCAGGGCGCAGCACGGTGAAAAACGTCTGCATACCTTGCTGGCGAACATTGATCGCGCGCACATCGGCGTCTTCGCTAAAGCCATAGGTCACGGTCGGGCGCTTGACCAGCGGCAGGATTTCCCGCACTACCGGATCGTCCAGGCACAGCACGGCCAGCCCGTAGAACGGCAGGTTGTGCAGGAACTCGACGAAGGTTTTCTTCAGTTTGTTGAAGTCACCGTCGTAGGTCGCCATATGGTCGGCGTCGATGTTGGTGACCACGGCCACCAGTGGCTGCAGGTGCAGGAAGCTGGCATCGCTTTCATCGGCTTCGGCGATCAGGTAACGGCTGGTACCCAGTTGTGCATTGGTGCCTGCTGCATTCAGCCGGCCACCGATCACGAAGGTCGGGTCCAGGCCGCCGGCGGCGAACACCGAGGCGATCAGGCTGGTGGTGGTGGTCTTGCCGTGGGTACCGGCGACGGCGATGCCGTGGCGGTAGCGCATCAACTCGGCCAGCATCTCGGCACGGGGCACCACGGGAATGCGGCGCTCAAGGGCGGTGGCCACTTCCGGGTTGGAGGTGTTCACGGCGCTGGAGACCACCAGTACATCGGCTTGCGCGGCGTTCTCGGCACGGTGGCCGATAAAGATCTGCGCGCCGAACGATTCCAGGCGCTCGGTGACTGGCGAGGTCTTGAGGTCGGAGCCGGAGACCTGGTAACCCAGGTTCAGCAACACCTCGGCGATCCCGCACATGCCCACGCCGCCGATACCGACGAAGTGGATGCGACGGATACGGCGCATTTCCGGTTGCGGCATGGCTTTTTGATTCTCAACCATGGGCCACCTCCAGGCAGATATCGACCACGCTACGGGTTGCGTCGGGTTTGGCCAGGCGGCTTGCGGTACTCGCCATGCTGTTCAGTCGTTCGGGTTGCATCAAAACCTCGGTCAGGCGTGCGGCCAGGTCGGCGGCGCCAGTCGTTCTTTGCGGCAGCAGGAAGGCAGCGCCCTCCCCGGCCAAATATTCGGCGTTGCGGGTCTGGTGATCGTCGATCGCATGGGGCAAGGGCACCAGCAAGGACGGCAGACCGGCGGCAGCCAGTTCACTGACGGTCAACGCACCTGCGCGACAGACCACCAGGTCGGCCCAGCCATAGGCATGGGCCATGTCTTTGATAAAGGGCTCTACGATCGCCTCGACACCGGCCTCGCGATAGCGCTCGGCAGTCACTTCATCGTGGTTCCTGCCAGCCTGATGGAAGATCTCGGGACGTAACTCCACTGGCAGTTGCGCCACGGCTTCGGGCAGCAATTTGTTCAGCGGCTCGGCGCCCAGGCTTCCACCCAGGATCAGCAGATGCGCCTTGCGCCCGGCCAGGGCCTGGCGGGCGATGTCCATGAACAGTTCGGTACGCACCGGGTTGCCGGTAGTCCGTCGTTTGTCCATGGCCGCAAATGTGTTCGGGAACGCCTCGCAGACCCGTGCCGCCAAGGGTGCCAACAGGCGGTTGGCGGTGCCGGCCACGGCATTCTGTTCATGGACGATCACCGGCACGCCAGCCAGTCGCGCGGCCACACCACCGGGACCGGTGACATAGCCACCAAAGCCCAGAACGCATACCGGCTTGAGTTCAGCAATGACCTTGCGCGCTTGCCACACGGCCTTGAGCAACACGAACGGCGCCTTGAGCAGCGACAGCTTGCTCTTGCCGCGCAGGCCGCTGACGTTGATCAGGTGCAGGGGCAAACCGGCAGCCGGGACCAGTTCATTTTCGATGCCACGGGGCGTACCCAGCCAATGCACGGTGTAGCCACGGGCCTGGAACTCACGGGCACAGGCCAGCGCCGGGAACACGTGGCCGCCGGTGCCGCCGGCCATGATCAGCACGTTAGCGCCCATGGGTCGGCTCCTCGGCAAAATCACTCTCGCTAAATTCCATTTCTTCGCTGCCCAAATGGGTTCGACTCTCCCACTCGATACGCAGCAACAAGCCCAGACAGGCACAGCAGATCACCAACGAACTGCCGCCATAGCTGAGGAATGGCAAGGTCAGGCCCTTGGTCGGCAGCAAGCCGACGTTCACGCCGATATTGATCAGGAACTGGCCGATCCACAGGAAGGCCAGGCCGTACGCAACATAGGCGGCAAAGAATTGCTTGGCTTTCTCGGCCCACAGGCCGATGTACATGGCCCGCACACAGACGAACACAAACAGCCCGACGGTGGCCAGGGAACCGACCACGCCCAACTCTTCGGCAAGTACCGAGAACACGAAGTCGGTATGGGCTTCCGGCAGGTAGAACTGCTTCTGCACGCTGTTGCCCAGGCCCACGCCCAGCCACTCGCCGCGACCAAAGGCGATCAGCGCCTGGGTCAACTGGTAGCCGGAACCGAACTGGTCGGACCATGGGTCGGTAAAGGTGATCAGTCGCGCCATTCGGTAGGGTTGCGCCTGCACCAGGATCGTGACGGCCGCGACGGCCAGCCCGACCATCAGGGCAAAGCGGAACAAGCCCACCCCACCCAGGAACAGCATCGCGGCGGCCGCGCCCATCATCACCACGGTGGCGCCGAAGTCAGGCTCCATCAGCAACAGGCCAGCCATGGGCAGCAGCACAATGAATGGCTTGAAGAAGCCCATCCAGCTTTCCCGAACTTCTTTCTGGCGACGCACCAGGTAGCCGGCCAGGTAAATCACCACGAATACCTTGGCAATTTCCGAAGGCTGCACGTTGAAGGCACCAAAGCCGATCCAGCGCATGGACCCATTCACTTCGCGACCGATGCCGGGAACGATCACCATCACCAGCAGGCCGAAGGCGCCGATCAGCATCAGCCAGCCCAGGCGCTGCCAGGTGGCGATAGGAATCATCATGGTGACGATGCAGGCACCAAGGCCGATCACCAGGTAAATCAGGTGGCGGATCATGTGGTACAGGGTGTTGCCCGACTGTACCGCGGCCACTTCCGAAGAGGCCGAGGTGATCATCACCAGGCCCAGGCCCAGCAACGCCAGGCAACCGGCGAGCATCGGGAAGTCGAGGTCGACCCCACGCCCGGTAATGATCGGCGACGGGTACGGCTTGATGATGTTCTTCAGGTCCAGACTCATGCCAAACCCTCCACGGCACGAGCGAACAACTGGCCACGCTCTTCGTAGTTCTTGAACATGTCGAAACTGGCACACGCCGGCGACAACAGCACAGCATCGCCAGGCTTGGCGAGGGCGCGGCATTGGGCGATGGCGTCGTCCAGGGAGATGGCGCGCACTTGCGGCACACCGTCCCCCAGAGCGGCGGCGATCAAGTCGCTGTCACGGCCCATCAACACCACAGCGCGGCAATGGGCAGCCACCGGGCCCTTGAGGTCCTTGAAATCGGCCCCCTTGCCATCGCCACCGGCAATCAGTACCAACTGGCCGTCAATATCGGCGCCCAGGCCTTCAATGGCGGCGAGTGCGGCACCGACATTGGTGGCCTTGGAATCGTTGTAGTAGCTCACCCCCTCCAGATCGCGCACCCACTGGCAGCGGTGTTCGAGGCCGGCAAAGGTGCGCAGGCTCGACAGCATCGCGTCGAACGGCAAACCGACCGCATGCCCCAACGCCAGTGCCGCCAGGGCATTGGACTGGTTGTGGGCGCCACGGATTTTCAGTTCACGCACCGGCATCAGGTTCTGGAATTCGAAGGCCAGGTACTTCTCGCCGTTCTCTTCACGGATACCAAAGGCCTTGAAGTCAGGTTTGCTCAAGCCGAAGGTCCAGCATGGCAGGCCCTCGCCCATCAGCGGACGGCTCAGGGCATCCTGGCGGTTGACCACCACTTGCCGCGCACCACGGAAAATCCGGTGCTTGGCCAGGTGATAAGCCGGCAGGCCGCTGTAGCGGTCCATATGGTCTTCGCTGACATTCAGCACGGTGGCCACTTCGGCACCGAGTTGATCGGTGGTTTCCAGTTGGAAGCTCGACAACTCCATGACGTACAGCTCGATCCCGTCGCTGAGCAGGTCAAGCGCCGGCGTACCGAGGTTGCCGCCCACGGCCACGCGCTTGCCGGCTGCCGCTGCCATTTCGCCAACCAGGGTGGTGACGGTGCTCTTGGCATTGGAGCCGCTGATCGCCACGATGGGCGCCTTGGCGTTGCGCGCAAACAGCTCGATATCGCCGGACAACTTCACGCCACGCGCCGCTGCCGCCTGCAGTGCCGGGGTCGCCAGGGCCAGGCCAGGACTCACGTAGAGTTCGTCTGCACGGCACAGGAACTCGACATCCAACTCGCCACAACGCACTTCCACGTGCGGGTAGTCACGGCGCAGCGTGACCAGCTCCGGTGGATTTTCCCGCGTATCGGCCACGGCAAACGACGTGCCCCGGTTCGCCAGGAAGCGAACCAGGGACATGCCGCTCTTGCCGAGGCCGACAACGATGCGGAAGTGGTCTGAAGCGATCAGGGACACTCGTTTCTACCTCAGTTTCAGGGTGGCAAGGCCAACCAGCACAAGAATCACGGTGATGATCCAGAAACGGACGATCACCCGCGGCTCCGGCCAGCCCTTGAGTTCAAAGTGGTGATGAATCGGCGCCATGCGAAACACGCGGCGGCCGGTCAACTTGAAGGATGCAACCTGGATCACCACCGACAGGGTCTCCATCACGAACACACCGCCCATGATGAACAGGACGATTTCCTGGCGCACGATCACGGCGATAGTGCCCAGGGCCGCACCCAGCGCCAGCGCGCCGACGTCCCCCATGAAGACCTGGGCCGGATAGGTGTTGAACCACAGGAAGCCCAGCCCGGCACCGATCAGCGCACCGCAGAACACAATCAATTCACCGGCGCCCGGTACATAAGGGATCAGCAGGTATTCAGCGAATTTCACGTTACCCGACAGGTAGCAGAAGATGCCCAGGGCGCCGCCCACCATCACCGTCGGCATGATCGCCAGGCCATCAAGGCCGTCGGTCAGGTTGACCGCGTTGCTGGAGCCGACGATCACGAAGTAGGTCAGCACCACGAAGCCAATGCCCAACGGGATGCTGGCATCCTTGAGCATCGGGAAAATCAGAGTAGTTTCCACCGCGCTTGGCGCAGTCACATAAAGGAAGATCGCCGCGCCCAGGCCGAACACCGATTGCCAGAAATATTTCCAGCGACTGGGCAGGCCCTTGGAATTCTTCTCGATCACCTTGCGGTAGTCATCGACCCAACCGATGGCACCGAACAGCAGGGTCACCAGCAGCACGACCCAGACGTAGCGGTTATGCAGGTCGGCCCAGAGCAAGGTGCTGATGCCGATAGACGACAGGATCAACGCGCCCCCCATGGTCGGCGTACCGGACTTGGACAGGTGCGACTGCGGGCCGTCATTGCGCACGGACTGGCCGATCTGCAGGCTTTGCAGAGTACGGATCATCCATGGTCCCAGAAACAGCGACAAACACAGCGCGGTCAACACCCCCAGGATCCCGCGCAGGGTCAGGTACTGAAAGACCGCGAAGCCTTTGTGGAACTGTTGCAGATACTCAGCCAGCAGCAGCAGCATTAATGTTTCTCCGTACTTGAGCCACACAAGGCCGCGACGACGTTTTCCATCACCGCGCTGCGCGATCCCTTGATCAAAATAGTTGTGTGTTTGTCTTGTTCGGCCGCACCCAGCGCCTGGATCAATTCAGCCTGGGTCGTAAAATGCCGCGCGCCCGCGCCGAACGCGGCGACCGCATGGGCCATGTTCGGACCAACAGCGTAGAGGGCATCAACTTTGCCACTGGCGTAGGCTCCGACTTCACGGTGAGACTGTTCGGCCCACTCGCCCAGTTCGGCGATATCACCCAGCACCAGCACCTTGCGACCGTCGAAGCCTTTAAGCAGGTCAACGGCAGCGCAGACCGAGGATTGGTTGGCGTTGTAGGTGTCGTCAATCACGCGCATGCCGTTGGTCGCCAGTTGCGCCACGGTACGCCCCTTGACCGGCTGCACTGCGCCAAGGCCGGTGGCAATGCCGAACGGCGACACACCCAGGGCGTAAGCGGCAGCCGCAGCGGCCAGGGCGTTGCCAACGTTATGGTGACCCAGCAGGTTCAGTTGGACGTGCTCGTTACCTTGCGGGCTGTGCAGGGTGAAGGCCGGGCAGCCGCGGGCGTCGACGCAGATATTCGAGGCATGGAAGTCAGCGGCCGCATTGTGCATGGCGAAGGTCAGGACCTTGCGCCCGGCAGCACGCACACGCCAGGTTTCGAAGGCTTTGTCATCGAGGTTCAGTACCGCGGTACCGGAGGCGTCCAGGCCCTCAAGGATTTCACCCTTGGCCTGGACGATCTTTTCGGGGCCGCCAAACTCGCCAACATGGGCGGTACCGGCATTATTGATAATGGCGACATGCGGCCGGGTCAGGGCCACGGTGTAGGCAATTTCACCAATGCGTGAAGCGCCCAGCTCGATGACAGCGGCGGTATGTTCCGGGGCCAGTTCCAGCAGGGTCAGCGGTGCGCCGAAATCATTGTTGAGGTTGCCACGGGTCGCCAGCACCGGCCCGCGCGTACGCAGGATACCGGCGAGCAGTTCCTTGACCGTGGTCTTGCCACTGGAGCCGGTGATCGCGGCAACCGGGTTGCTGAACGCGGCACGGTTCAGCGCACCCAATTGACCAAGGGCCAGGCGGGTGTCGGCCACCAGCAACTGCGCCAGTGTCGAGTCCGCGACTTCACGC from Pseudomonas fluorescens encodes the following:
- a CDS encoding cell division protein FtsQ/DivIB; translated protein: MQGASLRHQQPAPGRKPVPRGASRMVAKEPMSARLPKANFGFLKALFWPVLLVALGFGTYEGAQRLLPYADRPITKISVQGDLSYISQQAVQQRIAPFVAASFFTIDLAGMRAELEQMPWIAHAEVRRVWPDQVTIRLEEQLPVARWGDEALLNNQGQAFNPRELANYEHLPQLFGPQRAQQQVMQQYQALSQMLRPLGFSIARLELRERGSWFLTTGAGSSGPGIELLLGRDRLVEKMRRFIAIYDKTLKEQITNIASIDLRYANGLAVRWREPAAPTAAQPAVAKN
- the ftsW gene encoding putative lipid II flippase FtsW, with amino-acid sequence MSLDLKNIIKPYPSPIITGRGVDLDFPMLAGCLALLGLGLVMITSASSEVAAVQSGNTLYHMIRHLIYLVIGLGACIVTMMIPIATWQRLGWLMLIGAFGLLVMVIVPGIGREVNGSMRWIGFGAFNVQPSEIAKVFVVIYLAGYLVRRQKEVRESWMGFFKPFIVLLPMAGLLLMEPDFGATVVMMGAAAAMLFLGGVGLFRFALMVGLAVAAVTILVQAQPYRMARLITFTDPWSDQFGSGYQLTQALIAFGRGEWLGVGLGNSVQKQFYLPEAHTDFVFSVLAEELGVVGSLATVGLFVFVCVRAMYIGLWAEKAKQFFAAYVAYGLAFLWIGQFLINIGVNVGLLPTKGLTLPFLSYGGSSLVICCACLGLLLRIEWESRTHLGSEEMEFSESDFAEEPTHGR
- a CDS encoding D-alanine--D-alanine ligase — protein: MTTQYGSLFSTIAPADFGRVAVLFGGKSAEREVSLKSGNAVLQALQSAGVNAFGIDVGDDFLARLQAEKIDRAFIILHGRGGEDGSMQGLLECAGIPYTGSGILASALAMDKLRTKQVWHSLGIPTPRHSVLCSEDDCISAAKELGLPLIVKPAHEGSSIGMAKVNSAAELIDAWKAASTYDSQVLVEQWIQGPEYTIATLRGQVLPPIALGTPHTFYDYDAKYLASDTQYRIPCGLDATKEQELMDLTAKACEALGIAGWARADVMQDEQGNFWFLEVNTAPGMTDHSLVPMAARAAGLDFQQLVLAILAASYVAGNAAGNEEARG
- the murC gene encoding UDP-N-acetylmuramate--L-alanine ligase, which translates into the protein MVENQKAMPQPEMRRIRRIHFVGIGGVGMCGIAEVLLNLGYQVSGSDLKTSPVTERLESFGAQIFIGHRAENAAQADVLVVSSAVNTSNPEVATALERRIPVVPRAEMLAELMRYRHGIAVAGTHGKTTTTSLIASVFAAGGLDPTFVIGGRLNAAGTNAQLGTSRYLIAEADESDASFLHLQPLVAVVTNIDADHMATYDGDFNKLKKTFVEFLHNLPFYGLAVLCLDDPVVREILPLVKRPTVTYGFSEDADVRAINVRQQGMQTFFTVLRPDREPLDVSVNMPGNHNVLNSLATICIATDEGVSDEAIVEGLSGFAGVGRRFQVYGHLPVDGGDVMLVDDYGHHPTEVAAVIKAVRGGWPERRLVMVYQPHRYSRTRDLYDDFVNVLADANVLLLMEVYPAGEEPIPGADSRKLCNSIRQRGQLDPIYIERGVDLAPVVKPLLRAGDILLCQGAGDIGGLAPKLLASPLFVKAAAQGKSK
- the ftsA gene encoding cell division protein FtsA; amino-acid sequence: MANVQSGKMIVGLDIGTSKVVALVGEVADDGTLEIVGIGTHPSRGLKKGVVVNIESTVQSIQRAIEEAQLMAGCRIHSAFVGVAGNHIRSLNSHGIVAIRDREVSSADLERVLDAAQAVAIPADQRVLHTLPQDYVIDNQEGVREPLGMSGVRLEAKVHVVTCAVNAAQNIEKCVRRCGLEIDDIILEQLASAYSVLTDDEKELGVCLVDIGGGTTDIAIFTEGAIRHTAVIPIAGDQVTNDIAMALRTPTQYAEEIKIRYACALAKLAGAGETIKVPSVGDRPPRELSRQALAEVVEPRYDELFTLIQAELRRSGYEDLIPAGIVLTGGTSKMEGAVELAEEIFHMPVRLGVPHGVKGLGDVVRNPIYSTGVGLLLYGLQKQTDGISLSGIGSRESYSSDEPKAPLLERLQAWVKGNF
- the murD gene encoding UDP-N-acetylmuramoyl-L-alanine--D-glutamate ligase, coding for MSLIASDHFRIVVGLGKSGMSLVRFLANRGTSFAVADTRENPPELVTLRRDYPHVEVRCGELDVEFLCRADELYVSPGLALATPALQAAAARGVKLSGDIELFARNAKAPIVAISGSNAKSTVTTLVGEMAAAAGKRVAVGGNLGTPALDLLSDGIELYVMELSSFQLETTDQLGAEVATVLNVSEDHMDRYSGLPAYHLAKHRIFRGARQVVVNRQDALSRPLMGEGLPCWTFGLSKPDFKAFGIREENGEKYLAFEFQNLMPVRELKIRGAHNQSNALAALALGHAVGLPFDAMLSSLRTFAGLEHRCQWVRDLEGVSYYNDSKATNVGAALAAIEGLGADIDGQLVLIAGGDGKGADFKDLKGPVAAHCRAVVLMGRDSDLIAAALGDGVPQVRAISLDDAIAQCRALAKPGDAVLLSPACASFDMFKNYEERGQLFARAVEGLA
- the ftsZ gene encoding cell division protein FtsZ; the encoded protein is MFELVDNIPASPVIKVIGVGGGGGNAVNHMVKSNIEGVEFICANTDAQALKSIGARTILQLGTAVTKGLGAGANPEVGRQAALEDRERIAEVLQGTNMVFITTGMGGGTGTGAAPIIAEVAKEMGILTVAVVTRPFPFEGRKRMQIADEGIRLLSESVDSLITIPNEKLLTILGKDASLLSAFAKADDVLAGAVRGISDIIKRPGMINVDFADVRTVMSEMGMAMMGTGCASGPNRAREATEAAIRNPLLEDVNLQGARGILVNITAGPDLSLGEYSDVGSIIEAFASEHAMVKVGTVIDPDMRDELHVTVVATGLGAKIEKPVKVIDNTVHTSQASSTAAPAPVRPEMPSVNYRDLDRPTVMRNQAQAGAAASRSPNPQDDLDYLDIPAFLRRQAD
- the murG gene encoding undecaprenyldiphospho-muramoylpentapeptide beta-N-acetylglucosaminyltransferase translates to MGANVLIMAGGTGGHVFPALACAREFQARGYTVHWLGTPRGIENELVPAAGLPLHLINVSGLRGKSKLSLLKAPFVLLKAVWQARKVIAELKPVCVLGFGGYVTGPGGVAARLAGVPVIVHEQNAVAGTANRLLAPLAARVCEAFPNTFAAMDKRRTTGNPVRTELFMDIARQALAGRKAHLLILGGSLGAEPLNKLLPEAVAQLPVELRPEIFHQAGRNHDEVTAERYREAGVEAIVEPFIKDMAHAYGWADLVVCRAGALTVSELAAAGLPSLLVPLPHAIDDHQTRNAEYLAGEGAAFLLPQRTTGAADLAARLTEVLMQPERLNSMASTASRLAKPDATRSVVDICLEVAHG